The DNA segment atATCGCAGTAGCGAAAtatgaaatcaaagaaaatatggcTTATGTTTATAGGCATTCCCTTTTTGGTTGGTCAATCAATTAATTTTGTTGATACCTTTTAAATGGGGTTTACTTCGTTTTTACTATATATTAAACATTCTAAAACCAACACGCTTATTAAATATAGTTAGAGAATCTCTAAAACCGAGATGATATGACtttgtttgtattaaaaaaagaaagagaacagaatACGTTGTGTAAAGATTCTTGAATAGTTATCGTCCTGACTGCTGTCTATGAAAACAATGgttaaataagttttaatcagtggaaacaaaatacatttcaattaaattacattatttttacagcttttattATAACATTCTAGGTGATTAATGAAAGGAAGTAacagctttttaaattttttgataATCAATTATGtagttttatttcaattcatttattaaagttccttttccattttaatactacaccattttatttttatgtgacagGCTCACAACCTACCTACAAATACAGTCAATAACAAGAAACCAGAGAAAGTTAGTTTAAGAAACTTTATTGATGTAGTCATGACTGCACTTGAGCACGGTGACTATGAATGTTCGCTGAAGTCTACATCAACATTAAGCTCCACGACctgaaataaaccaacaaacatcacattaaaatatttacactacCAGTATGGTGCACGATTAACACAGGGGAGAAGGCTGATTGTCGTCTCAGGTCTGTAGTATGAAAGTACTAAGTACGCACTCGATCAAATAAAACTAACAGCAGACACGTAGTTTGCTTACCTTGTGTGTGAGACACGACTGTGTGATCCATCAGTAATATCAATAGTATTTGCCTCCATGACCACCACCGAATCCTCCAAAACCTCCGCCAAAACCTAGACCACCGCCTAGGAGGTCAACACCTCCGATTAGTCCACCGCCAAGACCGTAACCTCCGTAACCACCAAAGCCGCCGCCGAAGCCGCCGATTCCTCCGTAACCACcgtagcctccatagcctccgtagcctccatagcctccatagTTTCCATAGCCGTATTTAGGAATGACGATGACCTTCGCGATCTTAGGTGGGTAGTAGAAGCTAGCGAGGCTGGTAGCCACCAAGCAGAACAGCAGAATGACAGCGGAAACCTTCATTCTGAAGCAGGAATGTGTTAAATTATTAATAGTTAATTTTAGCTTATATTAGGACAAATTAACTTTGCTTTCAAGCGTTAAACGTCAAAAGCCTACTTCAATGAAGACAGAAACGATCGAAGTACAATGCATTATAAGGTATGTAAAAGGGAAGAAAGCATAAGATGactaaaataaagtaaagagtAAAACAACATCGAACTATTTTGcaagaataacagtaaaatatgataGAAGTACATATAGTTATCATACCTTTCACGTCGGTCTTGTATGATGTTTTCCAAATGATTGGAGGTCAGGTAAAGGATTGTGTCTGGTCCTCTACTTATATAGTTGTGTTGAGTAGCCCTAGGGGTTATCTCTATCAGATGTTGTGACTTTAATGGCGTGGTGTTgagaaacaaagatttttaaactgGTGTCAGACCcattaatcaatttttttagtCTTACTTCTGAAAGGCGTCATGGTATGTATATGCAAAGCCAGAAAGAGGTGAATGACACGTTGGTAAATGTAAGCTGATAATTTTTatcatataaaattatattaatactGAACTTAATGTGACACGTGAATTTAATTACAAATTCCtcttgtttaatgttttttaatcgCTTAGAGGTCAGGTACAGGATGCCGTttcctattttatttatattattgtgtTTTGTAGCCGAAGGGGTTATCTCAAtcactttctttcacttttatggCATGGGGTTGAAAAATATAGATCTTTAAACTGTTGTCACTCCATTTATCAATTGTTGTCATACTTACTGTTGAAAGTCTAATGCTATCTATTTTTATACATGACACCAAGAAGTGAAAGACACATTGTCCAGTGTAAGTTGTCAAATGTACGCTTATGTGGACATCTAAGACATTGTTACTTTGGCGCATCCATTGATATTTGTGGAGTCATAGAGGTTGCTTTGTGCCCGGTGATAATGGTGTGCATTTGTTTCGCGAACTGATAGCTGCtattaagtaaatattaaataatagcATATTTTACGCATTTCACcgtgtgaaatattttatagttacagTCATAATAAGAATCCAGCAGTTTACGAAATCAGTAAGAAAATGGATGTGaagaacaacaataacattCTACTTATTTTCGATCAATGTacaataataaagatttattcAAGAACCTGTTAGTAAATGTACAAGTATATACTGACTCacgtgtgaaagagaaaaacaacttaTGCTTACTATAATATCATGCTTTCTATTGTCTACTACCACAAACTCTGAcggtttattaaaaatataaaaattgtaaatagtttaatgagaagactttttttttatcagagtATCAGCGCTTGTGAAGGAAGCCGCTACGACCGACGGAGGGacatcaacggattctcggacTTCTGCAACTTCGGAGGGCCCTCCACGTGGGAAGAAACTTTTGTgaagagataagtggcgagtgtgtgtacACGAGTGTAGTGTGTTATGTGTCGGAGTTAAGGTAATTAGTGGCTCATGATATCTAAACTAGGCATAGGGAAGTAACACACCTAAAGAAGGGCCATGTTTGAAGTTGTATTATCTTGTAAATTGATTTGTAAACCTCTTGATCATTCATAACCTTCTTTATTACTATAAATTGCCTTGTGTTTGTTATTGGGGATGCACGCTGGTGGCTCCGAGTCAAGTAAAGTATAATTAggaatttagtgtaagtgtgcgcgtacgGTAAATGGCGGCTTGAGTTGGTAGAGGCGTCGAAAGTGTGATCAGCCCGAGGCAACggcaatcgcaacctctgaccatcttcgcgTGCTCATTACCCGGAGTTCACGACAGGTCACTAGATTCCAGCTCATGTTGCGCGGTGACTACGCCTACTAACCCATCGACCTCCACAAGCACTAGGAGAGCATTGTCTAcgccaggggtgggcaattaatattcccaaggggccggatgagaaactgggatggttctagagggccggactaatatagttaactcagttttacccaatactgtatatatagtatatttactggtgggcggccagcgggcgggccggtcagagacaggaggcgggccggatccggcccgcgggccggcgtttgcccaggtctggtctacgCTGACCAGCGCATAGACGATCACTGGACCCGGCTCAAGTAGCGAAGTGACCACACCGACTACCAGGACGGAATCCAGAGAAAAGGTTTGTCAGTGTCGAGGTTTTAAACCAAACGTTTGTTCTGTCCCCTCGATGATGATATTCACGCTCAGACAGCCTTATAAGAAACGATTTTAGCTTAAAAGTTGCTTTGCAGAGAGCTCCAAATGATCTTGTATACAGATTTTCATGATGGTATTACCTTATCGAACACAAAATGGGGTTTTTGACATTAGAGAAGTGCATCAGAGTcgtatgttttaaaacaaacgGTATTCTTCCTTTAATGGTGACGcttaggtgttttttttttaaattagaaaccATTCCAGTCTGATTTTTTTGGTATAAAAATTTTACTTATTCTGGCAAGTAGATTACCACGGTATACCTCTTTTCTTGTTCCAACCAGTTATTTCTAACAATAGAGACTGTTAGTGGTGTGGCAGATTCTACTGTAGCTCAAGTGATTGTTTTCTgatctttgaaaacattttttactctcctcaaaaagtacaaaacatgcatatattttattagaatatacatttgaatttaaatattactgttttcttctcattttcggttgtttgagtacaaatccacgttgaattgagtaacctgCAATCGACTTCGACATGGCACTTGAACAGCTAAACCTTCGTCTAGTTTCAAACAACGAAATACCTGACTGGTTGACTTTTACTGGtggttaaagggaagtaatccatattaaaaacaattcctaaaggttcaagtgttgtctcccttatgtattcattaaTTTTCGCACAGAATTACAGCCTCAAGACTtctactgtggttacaacaatgcTTCGCACACCTGTGTAACTAGTTGGGCAACATCTTCAAAGACAGAAGCTCCACGACAGATATCCACATCGGGACAGCAATACTCGCCAGTGTCTCGGACAAAGTCATAACATCAGATTTATTAAGAAGTATATTCCGCACAAGTCTCTCGAAGTACCGTTCCTGCTTTacatttatgttgttcagtgtccaTATACTTACCTCACCCTCCACTATGTGTTATCATTCATTTATCAAgactggtctgcgcagagagtgcaatctatcttgaTCACGATGCTGAGCGTTATAAgtacacatattattattatgtcgtCTTGAATGATGAATTCTGCAGCAGAACCTAGCACTTGCAATAGAACAGGAGAGCAAATTTAAAATTGAATACATGATTTAAATAAGGAAAAGGGTTGTATAGACAGCAATGAAATGAATCGGAGGGGACAGTATTTCTTATACAAAAGTTTTTATGCTTCTAATTTCATTAACCCAAGGAATTCAATTCTAAAGGGACATAATTTTTTATCAAGTAGGGAAGGCCTTCAAAAGGGTTATTTCCCTTGtctagaaattttttttagccaAGGTTACTTCTAATAAGATctacatgtatatacaaatTGCTCCTTGTTAAAAACGGACAGAATTAGAGGAAATTGTGCTTGCATTTAATAAGTTTTTCGAGTATTAAATAAACATCGTTTCAATACATGCGTAAGTGGCAGTCTTCtcatcttttaacttttttttttaactggctaAACTAGGTAAATTTTACCGTAATTAAGTCTTCCGCATAATAAACGTGCATACTACAGCATTAACGACTTACAAGTATGTTCAAATATACTTTCACATAGATCAGTCAAAGTGCATGCCTCGTGACAAATCGTATCTTCAACCCTCTCatcaaaccttttttctttgtagtaCTTTTAACTCTAGCAATATCTGTGAAGACATTTTCCGTAGCATAAGCATGAGTTTGAGTATGTCTTTGCATGAGTATGTAAATCAAACGCGACCGTTTCCCCAACAGCAGCACGTCAGTGTTCATGATGGGGTAGCAGTCCCCTGTAACAACATTTAACAATTAGTAACTCTGAAGCCATTTTCGCTGCTGTTACCTTGAAAAGAAGGTTTAAAAATGTTGGATTCAACAGGTGTGGTGGCTCAGCCACCCGCGCTGTGCtagcctaaccctaacctcatGTCACCCCTCAGTGACAGGCTATGACACTAGTGttctttaaatatgtaaaatccAACAGTAGTCTAGTCGGCTAGGGCAGCTACAGACTCACCTCGGACTACTACAGACCGCCATTGATTGAGAAaactcttgccaaggaaggatccaaaaaagagcagcaagacaggtccaccacctacagcgaagtcaaatccatcatcaaggccaaacagcacaacaagtggctgcagcagcacccacgtttcaaccgaaacgacccatactacctgcttacaagagctgagcaggtcattattttcaggctgaggacaggccacaaccgtctcaatcaccacctttacacaagctccgaatcggccagacagaccagtgcccgtgccagacaggccaGTCAGACAACAgtacatctactgcaagaatgtcccatgcacgaagaactcaggcaccgcatttggactgatgagacgccagtattgaggaagctacacggcagcctggaggacctgcggcgcacagcatcatttgtgcaggaggcaggcgtgtccatttgagtgaacgacgaagaagaagaagaagattgaGAAAAAGTTACTAGCATGTGACCTGTGAGAGGTACTTGGTTAGACATGAGTTATAAAGGTCACAAATCGCCTTCGAACATAAAAGCCATCTTGcattgccttttttaaaattatttcaaagcacgatatacagtgaggattggctgtcttgggttcagctctcgtctcagggacgctgttctttctctgcatgttgcatctgtttacagggctgactgtctTGCTGTCATACAGCCTCGCCTGCTTCTAAGCTTGATTAGGAGAAAACAAAGCGCAACCAGACATGTTGATTACTAATGGTGTCAGTGAATGAAATGGGTGGTTGCGTGTTCGTAGTTTTTGAAAACAGACATCAAGGATTTAGAAGTGACTTTTATTAGGCTTTAAGGTGCAGGTAATGtgtaaagggaagtaaccgtTGATATTTCAGTAGTTGTGGAAGTGGTATGCATTGGAAGTAAAATGAGTTTGCTTAGACATTAATGTACTATAATATTTCATTGCCATTGTGCTTAATCttcttcaaacaatttttatatatatttccgAAGCATCTTATTTGTAATACAAatggtttatttataaaatctaGAAGTCTatgacaattttgttttatttagagcgaaaaaaagacaagtgtagagaagagagacaaatagagagacagaaagaaaacttgcGCATTTTTCGTTCTCAAATTGTAAAagtctactcactcactcagtcactcacttACTCACTCAGTTAATTATTCttaatgtaatttctttttctgttactcTGACAAAATATCACAAGTAAATGTGAGTTTATcgcattgtttattattatcgCAATAAATTCTTGTTTGCTGTCATCCACTCAGATTATCATCTCTTGggctgaaaacaaacagatggATGTGTTAAATTGCCTTATAATTTTTGTTGGCTGAAACACATAAATTAACCCTCCTTTGCTCAACTTTTAccttacatttataaaatttcagaattactttaaaagtttctatttaaaaaatccaatgaTTTCGATCCAATGAAAGAGTGATATCCTTTCCGACTGGAGAGTAAGTGCTAttcctcttcattttctttttttttttcttgcagtgcCTTTTGGTTTTTCTCGTGTTTCTATTTTCATGGATAATGcctaaataatagtaaaaaggTTCTACAGTAGTTTGCTTTTTAGTGAAGTACTATTTTTCACAATCCTAATAAAGGGAATACTTCTAAATGATAAAGCTACCATTTTAAAATGCTATCCTTGTTTTATTCCTGTTAACTGTAAGATTCCATCTGGTACACAACATTTCTAGACAGCTTCTATTATGTTGCTTTAATAGTTCACTAAATCTGTGTTTTCCTGCCTCTTAGAGTGTCCAATCATGATGTCCCTTCAGTCGAAGAAGTCATCGGAGTAAGGGAAGCAGCCGTAACAACCGCGTCCACCACCCCACCAGCCACCACCATACGGGCGAAACCCTCCGAAAAGTGGTCCCGCAGTGGCGAGAGCGATAAGTAGCATGAGGACAAGAAGCAGGTTGACCATGGTTCTGTGACGACAATCAAAAACAACTCCATGTTTAATGGCTGAACGAGTGCGCACACAAAGCTGCAGATAAATTATAAGAAGCAGTTTTAAACACACGTACATCAATAACTCAAActcatatttcaaaaataattttttctcatattttttccaGGCTGCTTGTATTGCTATTTTgtcatccaattttttttttcttctttcacaaatTCATCCACTTATACCAATGTGTATCTATCGGTCTGTCTACTCGGGCTGTTTTCTTGTAGCTAAGGAAAGAGGGTTTTAGGAAAGAGACTGACAAAAGAAGGGCAAAGACTAAACTTGTTTTCTACTAAAGTAGAGGCAATTGTGAATTTGTGTTTATTCATATGTTGGAATTCGAGAAAAAGTAggcataaaaagaaatatatatatatatatataatattttgtttgtaattatttcaGAAACCATGACTCCATCGCAAAAAATTACCTGTTACAAGTCTGATCATGTTTTGGGGAAACGCAAAAGTTCCCAAACTGTCTGGATTTTGCGATGTATGACTGCTGAACATTAAACTCATCGTATTCTATACCCATGTATTTCACTATTAAAGTGTATATAGTTTATATAGAAAACAATTCCCGCGAAAATGGTGAACAGACTTACCTCAAAGACTGAATTATCGCTTACCGGAAAGGTGTGTGCCTTTCAACCTCTCAAAACAGTCGCTTAAATAGTTTGGACGCCACTTTTATTGACACCATTCCGTCaaagtttcatttctttgcatTGTAAATAACTGCTACGAAAGCATCTTTCTTCCAAATTTTCACATGAAAATTGacatttactgtatttttattgatCTGGCTTCTAAATACTTCCTCTTGCTTCTGTGGCTTCTTTGACTGATGGCCCTCGGAATGTCACTTCATtaatttcattaattaatttccCTAATTTATGTCAAAATCTCTCGCAGACTTAAAAAACTGCAATATTAATGTTGTAAAAGTCACCTCTTGCAATAGTTACATTTCCTAACGGTAATGACTGAATAAGGTTGAAGAAAAAGGATACGGAGATGACAGCAGTTTGAGCGTTTGACGGATTTGCACATCAACGGTCCGTTTGGGGTATCACGTGATCAATACTTCATGAGTCCGGCCTGCCACAGCCTCTTCCTTCTGCATGCCAGCACACTTTACaatgcaaatacaaaacatctagGTTCATCTTTTTTCATGAAATAATTGTCTGCGATGGTCACATTACATATTAATCGGACATTACATGATACTTCAAGtattacattataaaatatacattaaaaaaaaaaccctacaaaaATACCGGGCACTGTAGGAACGGGTGCACAGTGGATCACACAGTCATGTCTCACACACAAGGTAAGCAAAATACGTGTCTGCTGACTCATTTAACGAATGCATACTTAGTACATCCGGACTACAGACCTGAGACGATAATCAGACTCTTTTCCCCTTGGTTAAGCGTGAACTACGCTGGtagtgtaattattttaatgtgatgtttgttggtttatttcagGTCGTGGAGCTTAATGCTGATGTCCAGATGAATGAACATACATAATCACCGTACTAGAGTGCATTCATGCCTACAACAATAAAGCTTCTTAATcgaatttctttgctttcttgttaCTCgttgtgtttgtagtttgtaagcctgtcacatacaaataaaatggtgtAATATTAAAGTGGAAAAGGaactttaataaatgaattgaaataaaattacatattttattatcacataATTAAATAAGCTGTTACTTTTTTGAATTAATAacctgaaatgttttaataacagttgtaaaaataatgtaattttattcAAACGTATTCTGTTTCCACTGACTAAAACATATTTAGGCATATTTTGATAGACAGCAGTCAGGACGACAACCGTTCAAGAATCTTTACACAACGTATgctgttctcttttcttttcttttcttttcttttaatacaaaCAATCATCTCAATTCTAAAGATTCACTAACTGACATATTTACGCGTGTGTAATCTTTACTTTACGATGCTGATGGCTCTAGTAATCTCAcagtatgagaaaaaaaaatcagcgtaTCATTGTAAAAAGTTCTCTGTAAGCTGGGTTTGACAACTCTTAAAGCAAAATGCTTGCTCATTCGCTTTCACTGTAGCCAGTATCCACTGTCTGCATTATTCTTCTTCAACTCAAGTTTCtagtaaacaagaaaagacGAGCTTCAGACTTCATGACTTCAGAGACTGCTCATTGTTCAGCTTCAGTGAAACATGGCTTTGTCCCGACATATCCGATTCGGCTCTTCAACACCTGGCTTTGAACTACACCGTGCTGATCTCTCTCGCAAACTCTATGGAAAGAATAAGGAAGGTGGTATGTAGCTCTTCGTAAATAATAGAAGGCGCAAGAACTGCAGTATTATGTCCAACTGCTCAAGTGACACCAAAACTATAACTCTTCATTGCAGAATAAGCGGACTTTGTAAAAGGAGTTTAGCTAGTAGGCTGGTAACTCTCCACAACTTTATGCAACACTAAACACGTGTAATACACTGTTACTGCTGCTACTGGTAGCAGGGGACTTAATAATCTGTCCACTGAGTCCTCACGGTACCAACAGCAAGTGGACAAAACCACTAAATGCACGACACCCCTGTGTACAGTGGACCCTACCCAACCCTCTCTCCCTTCTGTTCAATGCACCCGACCGACCTATGACGTACTACCGTTATTTGAAAAGAACGTTCTGATCAACCACTGACATGAAGGCAAAAGATCTATAAGTTCCTAGCCTCTTGCCTCGCTTTATCGTAGGGACGACTGTATACCAACTTCTGGCTCAGCTGTGAAACTCTCCTCCGAACTTTCAGCAGACTGTCCGTGTAGCCTGGACAAAAGCACGTGGAGCGTTTGCAGAAGTGGTCAATCGTGAAATTACCGCCCTTGCCTGAACGGAAGCCGCCTCGATTGTCAGGTCAgtaaaacattccaatgttGTATTTAGGCTTTGACTCAACCAGGCGTTTTCATTCTACCTAAACACAAATCCAAAGCCTAACTTAAAAGTAACAAGCTAACACTCACACAACCTTCAataaaatgggggaaaaaaaaaccatgccGATGACCGTAAAATAATCTCCCTTTATAAAGACTGAAAACCGTTAAAACTTCAGTAGCAGcagtttgtaataataataatgtattgtcataaaacagtaattagtaaaaaaatatagtttaaattTTACAATCTAACATTGTGTTATGTACtaaattattatcaatatatacagttaaaaatataaatttatcaaaGTTTCTATGGTATCAGAAAGTTTTCAGATATATACATTAATTACATGGGCCATTTACaattaaatattacaatacaGTATGCGCTGTTAATTgaaatatgaatgaagaaatgtcaTTTTCAGATAATACATTAATTGTTCATGCCTATTCACAGACTGCTATTACAAAATCCCCTTTCTGTTGGTTTAATGAATGTCTATATAACTGTCATGCCTGAACAccaaaataatgacaattttttaaatggaaagcaAAATTTCCTAATAAGTAATGAAAAGTAATCATGGAGTATTAATAAGTTTTTCAGTATCCAactggttttgaaaaaaatgactgcGTGGTATCTTGACTTTAACATATGCAATTGTATATTTAAGAagatttatcaaaaaaaaaaaaaaaaaaatcaacagaagGCAAAATATGTAAGATGTAACTAATATATTGTTACATTGTAATATTGCAGGTTTTTGTTAAAGAACCAGGGACTGAGTGTCAGGAGATGAAGGATCTGAGGACATGTGCAGTTTCAGTCAGATAGTACTTTaacaattaaagaagaaaaattgactGTAATCTTGGAAGAGGAAGCTATGTCTGCCATAATCAATCAAGTTCAGGTCTCATGTATACACAGCATAAAGACTGAACCAAGGTCTGTAGCTGATCTACAAGAAGAGCTAAATGATAATGTAATGCTTGAGGCAGAAAGCACATTTTGTTCttatacaaatatgac comes from the Pomacea canaliculata isolate SZHN2017 linkage group LG12, ASM307304v1, whole genome shotgun sequence genome and includes:
- the LOC112577374 gene encoding keratin-associated protein 19-2-like: MKVSAVILLFCLVATSLASFYYPPKIAKVIVIPKYGYGNYGGYGGYGGYGGYGGYGGIGGFGGGFGGYGGYGLGGGLIGGVDLLGGGLGFGGGFGGFGGGHGGKYY